The Leptospira paudalimensis genomic sequence AGCTTGCCAATCGCGGTTTCGAAGCTGTTGCCGCGGATGGCGTCACGCACCGCCTTGCCGTCGGTCGAGCCGGCCTTCTTCAGGCCCTCGATCGCCACCGTCATCGCCGAGTAGCCGGAGGCGGCGACCATG encodes the following:
- a CDS encoding ABC transporter substrate-binding protein, which gives rise to MVAASGYSAMTVAIEGLKKAGSTDGKAVRDAIRGNSFETAIGKLSFNSLGEVKKAVQVQVVKDANFHRYGVIDDLQFLTPPEK